Part of the Nitrosopumilus piranensis genome is shown below.
TGGTCTATACAGAGGTGCATCGTAATTTAACATCATTTTTTATTTCAGTATTTTTTGGCTGATATGTTTTTTATACTTTCATTATTTATGCACAAAATACCTTTTAGTGGTAGGCAAGAAGATTTTGCATTAATAATGGTAAATGATCCTGATGCAAAAAGACTACTCTGGTTCATTTTTGCTGGCTCACGAGGTGGGTTAAACAGATTAAAAATTATTTCAAAATTAAAAGAAAATCCATTAAACACTAACCAATTAGCAAATGAGTTAGGTCTTGATTATAAGGCAATTCAACATCACATTAAGGTACTTGAAAAAAATAATTTGATAACAAAGGCAGGCGAAAAATACGGTGTTATGTTTTTCATCTCAACTTTTCTAGAAGTAAATATGGAGACATTTGAAGAAATTGAAGGAAAATTGGATAAAAGTAAATAAAAGCTCAAGAGGTGTCTCTCTCTAAATGGAGCCTACATCTCTGATTTTGTCAATTGTTTCAATTATCAATATGGGAATCTTGGGAATTTTGATTGTCATATTTGGAAAAATGTATGGAAAAACAAGAGCACAACTTCCACTTGGAATGATTGTTGTTGCAGCTATGCTATTCTTACATAATGTAATTGGAGCTATGGCTTATTTTTCTATGGAACAAATTTTCTCACACGATATATTCCCATATATGTTGGGAGTTGGTGTTGCAGAGCTTGTAGGATTAATAATATTCTTAAAAATTACTTTGGACTAATCTTAGTTTAATTGTAACAAGGCCAGCCAAAATATATGTTGCAAGAATATCTAAAACTAAATAAAAATATTCTAATTGCATTTGCAGCATCAATTATAATTTCTGCAATCATTGCTCAAATTTTATCTGATCAAGTTGATTATCTAAACACAACATATACTACAATTGCTGATTATGCCATTTACTTTTCTGTATTTAGTGGGTTGTTTTATCTTAACAATCGTAAGAAATATCGTCTAAAATCAGGTAAGACTGATACAGTAAAACTAAAACATGATCTTAAAAAATTAGTTACCTCTCTTGGAATTGCAGAAATTGTTTATACTATAGTTAGATGGGTCCTACAGTATTATTTTCTAGTAATAAATTATGATCCATATTTAGCATCAATTGCATCGCAAGGAATATCTACAATCATTTACATGATAGTAGTTAATCTAAGTGTAAAGATAACGAGGTTGTATAAAGATGGGAATTAGTGTTTATGTTGATGGTTCAGGAGGCCCTAATGGTGGATATGG
Proteins encoded:
- a CDS encoding ArsR/SmtB family transcription factor, translating into MVNDPDAKRLLWFIFAGSRGGLNRLKIISKLKENPLNTNQLANELGLDYKAIQHHIKVLEKNNLITKAGEKYGVMFFISTFLEVNMETFEEIEGKLDKSK